Sequence from the Parcubacteria group bacterium CG10_big_fil_rev_8_21_14_0_10_36_14 genome:
GTAATTACTGGAAAGCCGATAGAAATAGGCGGTTCTTTAGGCAGAGGAACATCAACGGCTAAGGGCGGATTTATGGTTTTAGATAGTTTGCTTTTGAAGATGAATATAGAAAATCCGCGTATTATTATTCAGGGTTTTGGAAACGCTGGAATGAATATGGCAAAGTTTTGCGTAGAAAATGGATATAAAGTAGTCGCTGTCTCTGACTCAAGGGGAGGCGCTTATAATCCCGATGGATTAAACATTAACGAACTTATAGAATTTAAAAAATTAAATGGAACGCTTTTTGGCGCGCCAAGAACGGAACTCTTAACCAATCAGTCTATTCTGGAACTTGATGCCGAAGTCCTCATTCCAAGCGCTTTAGAAAATCAAATAACCGAAGAGAATGCCGGGCGTATAAAAGCAAGGATTATACTTGAGCTAGCAAATGGTCCGGTGACTCCGAAAGCTGATAAAATTTTGGAAGATAAAGATGTTGTAGTTATTCCGGATGTTTTGGCAAATGCAGGTGGAGTTATCGTTTCATATTTTGAATGGGATCAAAATTTAAAAAAAGAAAAATGGAGCGAAGGGGAAGTATTTAATAAATTATATAATCTGATAATGCCTAATTTTGAAAAGATGCTCGAGCTTTCCCGCGACGCCAATATTTCGTTACGCAAGTCAGCATTCGCAATTGCGCTAAAACGTCTACAAGAAGCATATAATTCACAAAATATTTAACATTTCCCCAATTAAAAGACCACCCTGAATTTGGGTGGTTTTTTGTGCCAATTTTTTATGATTTGATTCGTTTGTTTTGTTTTACGAAGTCATCCCAATTTTTATATCCCTTGCTTCTCGCGGCTTTATTCAGAGTTTTGATAAGTCCGATTCTTCCAAGAAGATAGCTACCGCTTAAGAGAAGCCCGAACGGACTGGAAATTGCCAAAACGATTGAGGTCGCAAATCCTATGCCGATATCTACCTTATGTCTTGTTTTCGTTTCGTGCTCCTTTATTTGTTGCCTTCGATAATAAAGGAAGCAGAACCATAATAAATTGGGTGTTGAGACGGAACCATTGTGCCTTCAATATTGATGTGCAATCGTTTATAGATTCGAAACTTCAGACTCAGCATTCCAAAAGCGCTACTTTCATCAATTACTAAACGATTCGGGACAATATTTCTTGGACCGTTATTTGTTAAAAACCGTATTTGTTCCGCCAGCTCTTCATCGATATTTATTTTTATGGTTGCGTCCAACCAGATGTATCCGACATAGGCCGATGCATGTAACCATGAGAAGAAACTATAACTAATAATTCCCCCGCATTCGTATCGTCTGATGTCATAGCTGGCATCCAGATGATCAACAACCTGATCGTAAAGGTCAACCTCTTCTTTATTTATTGTGAGCATTGCGCTTTCAAGTGTTGCATCGCTTAGTGAGCTTGCCTGAAATTGCGCATAACCATAAAGATGCAAGCGTCGCCAACCAATTACAAAGACTTGCAACCCGGCGCCGTACGAAGGATTTCCAACAGAAGTAAGCCTTGTGCGCATTGAAATGTTATATGCGCCTGCTTTATAGTCAGCCAAGTCATAATCAATTCGTGAACTATCCAAAGAAAAAATTAGATATGGCTGGAGATATTTTTCCAAAATAGCCCACTTAAGTTTTACAAATGGCTCTATTCTTGTAAAACTCCAATTTTCTTGTTCGGTACTATATGCCAAAACGCCCCACTCAAATTGAATTTTTGGCGCTTCGCTGTCTTTGAATTTGAATGCATTCCAAAAAAATGACCAACTGCTTACTTTTTTGTTTTTATCCAAAATATCTTTTTTCTCATTTTTTTGTTGAGAATTTATTTTTTGTGTATCGTTATTCGAAGAAAGCTTTTTATTTTCTTTAGCTTCTACAGAAAAACTTAAAAAACAAATACTAACTACGAGAAGGATTTTTTTCATTTTCGTCTCCTGTCTTTTCAAAGAACCGGGGTATGTTTTAAGCTTTGTTTCATTATTTGTAGTAGATCGTCCAACTTTTTCGATCTATCTTTTAGTTCAACAATAATGAGAACGGCTGCTTGCTCATCAAGATTCTTTATTACTTTTTTTGCCAATGATTTGACGTCATCCGGCACAGGAAGGGAATCAACAAGTCCGTTTAACCGTGTCTTTCCCATTCAGCCTCCTTGCATAGCTAAACATTAGCATGAAAGACGTAATCGGTCAATACTTGCGATTTTTATAAAAAAGCTTTAAAATAAACATATACTATGGAATACCAACCAAACAAAATAGAAGCTAAATGGCAGAAAAAATGGGAAGAATGGGGTTTGTATAAAGCGGAAGATAGCTCCAAAAAACCAAAAAAATATATTTTGGTAGAATTTCCATATCCATCGGGAGATGGTTTGCATGTCGGTCATTGCAGAAGCTTTACTGCGCTTGATATTGTCAGTCGAAAAATGCGTATGGACGGAAATAACGTTCTCTATCCGATGGGGTGGGACGCTTTTGGGCTTCCAACAGAAAATTATGCCATAAAAACCGGCAAGCATCCACGCGAAGTAACCAAAACAAATACAGATAATTTTCGCCGTCAGATGAAGTCCCTCGGTTTTTCTTTTGATTGGTCGCGTGAGATAAATACAACAGACTCGGCGTATTACAAATGGACACAATGGATATTTTTGCAATTTTATAAGAAGGGTTTAGCATATAAAGAAAGAAGTTTTATTAATTGGTGCCCGTCTTGCAAAATTGGGCTGGCTAATGAAGAGGTGGTTGACGGCAAGTGTGAGCGTTGCGGAACAGAAGCCCTGCGCCGTGAGATGGAGCAATGGATGTTAAAGATTACCGCCTATGCCGATAAATTAATAGAAGGATTAAAAGACGTTGATTATCCGGAAAGAGTAAAGGATCAACAGATAAATTGGATTGGGAAAAGCGAGGGCGCGGAAATTGATTTTTGTGGAACAGTCATGGAGAAAGAATATTGTATTTCTGTATTTACAACTCGCATTGATACAATTTATGGAGTGTCAGCTTTGGTTTTGGCGCCAGAGCATTCTTTGGTTTCCAAACTCACGATAGACGAAAATAAAAAGCAGGTTAAAAATTATTTAAAAAAAGTAAGCAAAAAATCCGAACTGGAAAGAAAATCTGAGAATCAAGAAAAAACAGGTGTGTCTTTGGGTTCTTGGGCGTTAAATCCTTTTACCGGCGAGAAAGTTCCGATTTGGATTGCCGATTATGTTTTGGCAAGCTATGGAACAGGCGCTGTAATGACGGTGCCGGCACACGATAGTCGTGATTTTGAATTTGCCAAGCGTCATGGGCTGGATATAAAAGAAGTGGTAGCACCGGTAGAATTGGGAAAAGGCACAAAGACACTAGCAGAAGCCTATACGGAAGATGGAGTTTTGATAAATTCTAAAGAATTTAACGGACTAACAAGTTCTGACGCGCGTATTAAAATGGTAAGCTTTGCAGAGAGTAAAAAATTTGGACGCAGACAGACCAATTATCATTTACGCGATTGGATATTTAGTCGTCAGCATTATTGGGGAGAACCGATACCTATTTTATATTGCGAAAAATGCGGAACCGTTCCTGTTCTGGAAAAAGATTTGCCGATAGAACTTCCAGAAGTTAAAAAATACGAACCGACAGAAACAGGGGAGTCTCCTTTGGCAAATATAACTTCATGGGTAAATACAAAGTGCTCAAAGTGCGGTGGTAAAGCTCGCCGTGAAACAGATACAATGCCAAATTGGGCCGGTTCCAGCTGGTACTATTTGCGATACATTGATCCAAAAAATGATAAAGTATTTGCAGATAAAAAATTATTAAAATATTGGTTGCCTATTGATATTTATAATGGCGGAATGGAGCACACTACTTTGCATCTTTTATATTCACGATTTTGGCACAAGTTTTTATATGATGAAGGGTTCTTGCCGTACGGCATGCAGTATGGCGAGCCATATGGCAAGCGAACTTCGCATGGTATGGTCTTGGGTGAAGGCGGAATAAAAATGAGCAAATCCCGCGGAAATGTTATAAATCCCGATGACGTGGTGAAAGAATACGGCGCAGATACTTTGCGCTTGTATGAAATGTTTATGGGCCCGTATGGCGAAGCAATACCATGGGATACTAAAGGTGTAGTGGGAGTTAAAAGATTTTTAGAAAAAGTATGGAATCTAAAAGATGGCGCTGAGGATAGCGATGAAAAATTATTGCATAAAACAATAAAAGGTATAACAGAAGATATCAATAATTTTAAATTTAACACCGCGATTTCTAAAATGATGATTTTTGTAAATAAAGCAGGTAATTTATCAAAAAATAGTTTCGAAAAGTTTCTTAAAATATTATCTCCTTTTGCCCCACATATTGCAGAAGAACTTTGGGAGAAATTAGGTCATGAAAAATCTATTACACTGGAAAAGTGGCCGGCTTATGATAAAGACTTGGCAAAAGATGAAGAAATACAATTGATAATTCAAGTAAATGGCAAAGTCCGCGATAAAATTTTGGTAAGTGCCGGTATTAGCGAAGATGAGGCTAAGGAATATGCGCTCTCAAGCGAAAATGTAAAAAAATATATGGAAGGGAAGAAAATAAAAAAATTTATTTTTACAGGAAAGCTGGTGAATATAGTAATATAAGTATTTAGTATCGAGTATTATGTATTAAGTATGGGCGGGCTTTGTCCGTCTTTAAAATATGGAATTTTTGCGCGAGATAGCAAGGAGGTGTTTGGAGCGGAAATCGTATATTGTAGTGATTGCCTGTTCTGGGTTTATTGGCGGTATTCTCGTGCATAGTTTTATCAACTTTAAATTTAATTTTTTTTGGATTTATAATGCTCTGCTTTTATCCGGAGTTTTAATTTTACTTTTTTGGCGGGATAAAAAAATACGTTTGATTTTATTAAGCGTATTTTTTATTATTTTTGGGTTTACAAGGTTTAATTTGGGGATAGAGGAAAATAAAATTTTTCCAAATTATTATGATAAAGAAATCAAAGTTATTGGGATTGTAGCGGATGAGCCGATAAATAAAATAGACAAGCAACAATTAATAATTAAGCCGATAAAAATTGGAAGAGATGTTTTTAACGGAAAAGAAAAAATTTTATTAGCAACAAATCTTTATCCAAAATATCAATATGGCGATGGATTGGAAATTTATTGTAAATTTCAAGAGCCAAAGGTTTTTGACGATTTTGACTATGCGCGTTATCTTTCAATGCAAAATATTTATGGATTATGTTATTGGCCTACAATAACACGAACAAGCATAGATGATGTAAGAATAAATATAATTATAGAAAAGCTTTTGTTAGTAAAAAGTTTTTTGATTGAAAAAATAAATAAAAATCTTCATGAGCCCATATCAAGTTTTTTAGCAGGATTAACGGTGGGTGCTAGAAATGCAATTCCGCTAGAACTTTTAAATAATTTTCAACGAACCGGAACGACGCATATTATTGCAATTTCCGGTTGGAATATAAGCTTTTTGGGGGCAATGTTTCTTCCGATTCTTTTTGCTTTGAGTTT
This genomic interval carries:
- a CDS encoding glutamate dehydrogenase translates to MNIFQNAIKQLEDVKTIINISPEVYKLLETPQRILQVNIPIKMDSGESRIFEGCRVQYNNWRGPYKGGIRFNDGVDIDEVKALAFWMTIKCAIVNIPMGGGKGGVRINPKNLSKGELEKLSRGYMRALFSDLGPQKDIPAPDMNTTPEIMAWMADEYEKLNGAPEPAVITGKPIEIGGSLGRGTSTAKGGFMVLDSLLLKMNIENPRIIIQGFGNAGMNMAKFCVENGYKVVAVSDSRGGAYNPDGLNINELIEFKKLNGTLFGAPRTELLTNQSILELDAEVLIPSALENQITEENAGRIKARIILELANGPVTPKADKILEDKDVVVIPDVLANAGGVIVSYFEWDQNLKKEKWSEGEVFNKLYNLIMPNFEKMLELSRDANISLRKSAFAIALKRLQEAYNSQNI
- a CDS encoding leucine--tRNA ligase translates to MEYQPNKIEAKWQKKWEEWGLYKAEDSSKKPKKYILVEFPYPSGDGLHVGHCRSFTALDIVSRKMRMDGNNVLYPMGWDAFGLPTENYAIKTGKHPREVTKTNTDNFRRQMKSLGFSFDWSREINTTDSAYYKWTQWIFLQFYKKGLAYKERSFINWCPSCKIGLANEEVVDGKCERCGTEALRREMEQWMLKITAYADKLIEGLKDVDYPERVKDQQINWIGKSEGAEIDFCGTVMEKEYCISVFTTRIDTIYGVSALVLAPEHSLVSKLTIDENKKQVKNYLKKVSKKSELERKSENQEKTGVSLGSWALNPFTGEKVPIWIADYVLASYGTGAVMTVPAHDSRDFEFAKRHGLDIKEVVAPVELGKGTKTLAEAYTEDGVLINSKEFNGLTSSDARIKMVSFAESKKFGRRQTNYHLRDWIFSRQHYWGEPIPILYCEKCGTVPVLEKDLPIELPEVKKYEPTETGESPLANITSWVNTKCSKCGGKARRETDTMPNWAGSSWYYLRYIDPKNDKVFADKKLLKYWLPIDIYNGGMEHTTLHLLYSRFWHKFLYDEGFLPYGMQYGEPYGKRTSHGMVLGEGGIKMSKSRGNVINPDDVVKEYGADTLRLYEMFMGPYGEAIPWDTKGVVGVKRFLEKVWNLKDGAEDSDEKLLHKTIKGITEDINNFKFNTAISKMMIFVNKAGNLSKNSFEKFLKILSPFAPHIAEELWEKLGHEKSITLEKWPAYDKDLAKDEEIQLIIQVNGKVRDKILVSAGISEDEAKEYALSSENVKKYMEGKKIKKFIFTGKLVNIVI